The Heteronotia binoei isolate CCM8104 ecotype False Entrance Well chromosome 14, APGP_CSIRO_Hbin_v1, whole genome shotgun sequence genome has a window encoding:
- the ORC6 gene encoding origin recognition complex subunit 6 isoform X2, which translates to MERAVLQRLAARMGVATPGVLRKAEEYLRLSQVKCATLLVQMTATSNAVICLDLATSFMKHPVDKSYVVKLSGLNKAAYQSLLRSFESLLGVHSTVGIRDLAVQFGCTEAVNVASKILQRYECSLPGSQQTDLDLSKPLFTTAALLTACRCLKLKVDKNKMVAMSGVKKAIFDRLCSQLEKISQQISREDVQLAAEETKPQKTLQEHLEKEGAVGAEVRMPCKRPKSTAAAEDDYEEWKRRILENAAKSQQEDVGSECVRTQPASGV; encoded by the exons ATGGAGCGCGCGGTGCTGCAGCGCTTGGCGGCCCGCATGGGCGTCGCCACGCCCGGAGTTCTCAG GAAAGCTGAGGAATACCTGCGGCTCTCTCAAGTGAAATGCGCCACCTTGCTGGTCCAGATGACAGCCACAAGCAACGCTGTGATCTGCCTAGATTTAGCAACGAGCTTCATGAAACACCCTGTGGACAAA AGCTACGTGGTGAAACTCTCTGGTTTGAACAAGGCTGCCTACCAGAGCCTCTTGAGATCGTTCGAAAGCTTGCTCGGCGTGCACTCCACTGTTGGCATCCGAGACTTGGCTGTTCAGTTTGGCTGCACGGAGGCCGTGAACGTGGCCTCCAAAATATTGCAGAG GTATGAATGCAGTCTGCCTGGATCTCAGCAAACTGATCTCGACTTGTCCAAGCCCTTATTCACAACAGCCGCGCTGTTAACGGCTTGCAG ATGCTTGAAGCTGAAGGTGGATAAGAACAAAATGGTGGCCATGTCTGGGGTGAAGAAAGCCATATTCGACCGCCTTTGCAGCCAACTGGAGAAGATCAGCCAGCAAATCAGCC GAGAAGACGTTCAGCTGGCAGCTGAGGAAACAAAACCCCAGAAGACTTTGCAGGAACACCTTGAAAAAGAAGGCG CTGTCGGAGCCGAAGTCAGGATGCCTTGCAAGCGTCCAAAAAGCACAGCTGCAGCGGAGGACGATTATGAAGAATGGAAACGGAGGATCCTGGAAAATGCCGCTAAATCGCAACAGGAAGACGTTGGATCTGAGTGCGTCAGAACGCAGCCAGCTTCTGGGGTTTAA
- the ORC6 gene encoding origin recognition complex subunit 6 isoform X1: MERAVLQRLAARMGVATPGVLRKAEEYLRLSQVKCATLLVQMTATSNAVICLDLATSFMKHPVDKSYVVKLSGLNKAAYQSLLRSFESLLGVHSTVGIRDLAVQFGCTEAVNVASKILQRYECSLPGSQQTDLDLSKPLFTTAALLTACSRCLKLKVDKNKMVAMSGVKKAIFDRLCSQLEKISQQISREDVQLAAEETKPQKTLQEHLEKEGAVGAEVRMPCKRPKSTAAAEDDYEEWKRRILENAAKSQQEDVGSECVRTQPASGV, from the exons ATGGAGCGCGCGGTGCTGCAGCGCTTGGCGGCCCGCATGGGCGTCGCCACGCCCGGAGTTCTCAG GAAAGCTGAGGAATACCTGCGGCTCTCTCAAGTGAAATGCGCCACCTTGCTGGTCCAGATGACAGCCACAAGCAACGCTGTGATCTGCCTAGATTTAGCAACGAGCTTCATGAAACACCCTGTGGACAAA AGCTACGTGGTGAAACTCTCTGGTTTGAACAAGGCTGCCTACCAGAGCCTCTTGAGATCGTTCGAAAGCTTGCTCGGCGTGCACTCCACTGTTGGCATCCGAGACTTGGCTGTTCAGTTTGGCTGCACGGAGGCCGTGAACGTGGCCTCCAAAATATTGCAGAG GTATGAATGCAGTCTGCCTGGATCTCAGCAAACTGATCTCGACTTGTCCAAGCCCTTATTCACAACAGCCGCGCTGTTAACGGCTTGCAG CAGATGCTTGAAGCTGAAGGTGGATAAGAACAAAATGGTGGCCATGTCTGGGGTGAAGAAAGCCATATTCGACCGCCTTTGCAGCCAACTGGAGAAGATCAGCCAGCAAATCAGCC GAGAAGACGTTCAGCTGGCAGCTGAGGAAACAAAACCCCAGAAGACTTTGCAGGAACACCTTGAAAAAGAAGGCG CTGTCGGAGCCGAAGTCAGGATGCCTTGCAAGCGTCCAAAAAGCACAGCTGCAGCGGAGGACGATTATGAAGAATGGAAACGGAGGATCCTGGAAAATGCCGCTAAATCGCAACAGGAAGACGTTGGATCTGAGTGCGTCAGAACGCAGCCAGCTTCTGGGGTTTAA